In one Mustela lutreola isolate mMusLut2 chromosome 8, mMusLut2.pri, whole genome shotgun sequence genomic region, the following are encoded:
- the LOC131838013 gene encoding apolipoprotein L2-like has product MGLGAAATVTQVSTSIVEDSSKLSAKIQANLTSTNFDKRQIVEMVLHDRRPQICSLTDKCFRALQNIAKNIHAIKLAKVKPRLVVNARCLMTAPRVSVQGGWQVQKAFGGPALAMTKGARIIGATTAGLSLAMDVVNLVKDSEHLKKEAKVESAEDMRWRARELESKLEKLSEIFEILKEGPTVIPEQSREQGHVWDKDMEVPY; this is encoded by the coding sequence ATGGGGCTGGGAGCAGCAGCCACTGTGACCCAGGTGTCTACCAGCATCGTGGAAGATTCAAGCAAGTTGTCCGCAAAAATCCAAGCCAACCTGACATCAACTAATTTTGACAAAAGACAGATCGTTGAAATGGTTCTGCATGACCGCAGACCCCAGATTTGTTCCTTAACAGATAAATGCTTTAGAGCCCTACAGAACATTGCAAAGAATATTCATGCCATCAAGCTAGCCAAAGTCAAACCTCGCCTTGTAGTCAATGCCAGGTGCCTTATGACAGCTCCGAGAGTCTCAGTTCAAGGTGGCTGGCAGGTGCAGAAAGCTTTTGGAGGCCCTGCTCTGGCAATGACCAAAGGAGCCCGGATCATAGGTGCGACCACCGCCGGTCTCTCCCTTGCGATGGATGTGGTCAACCTCGTGAAAGACTCAGAGCActtgaaaaaagaagcaaaggtaGAGTCAGCTGAAGACATGAGGTGGCGGGCCCGGGAGCTGGAGAGCAAGCTGGAGAAGCTCAGCGAGATCTTTGAAATTCTGAAGGAGGGCCCGACCGTGATCCCCGAGCAGAGTCGGGAGCAGGGACATGTGTGGGACAAAGACATGGAGGTGCCTTATTAG